The window CTATACTAAATCCGAAATACTAATGCTGGTAGACCTAGCCAAAAAACATGATTTAATCATTATCTCTGACGAAATATATAATTCCTTCCTTTATGATACCGATTCGCTGGAAAGTCCTATCAAATATTATGATAAAACGATATTGATGGACGGATTTTCAAAAAAATACGGTGTTCCAGGCTGGCGGCTGGGATATGCGGTCGGACCACAAGAAATCATAGAACGAATGACTATTTTACAGCAATGGTCGTTCGTTTGCGCACCGGCTCCATTCCAAAAAGCGGCCGTAGTAGCGCTTGACTGCGATATGAGCGCCCAAATAAATGAGTTTAAGCGACGACGAGATTTAGGCTATTCTATGCTCAAAGATAAGTTTGAACTCGTCAAACCGGATGGCGCTTTTTATTTCTTTCCCAAGGCTCCCGATGGTAATGCCGGTGCGTTTATAAAAAAAGCTGTGGACAATAATGTTTTAATTGTCCCGGGCTGTGCTTTTTCCGAACAAAATACGCATTTCCGTATCTCGTACGCCGTTCATGAGAAAAAACTAATTAAAGGACTGGAAATACTTAACAAATTAGCATAATGAAGCCGTTTAATGTTTTTATCACCCGCCTAATACCTGATCCAGGACTGCATTTATTAAAAAAAGATAAACGATTTAAAGTCCGTGTTAATACTCTTAATCATCCGTTGACTCATCAGGAATTAATCCGCAACTTCAAAGGCAAAGACGGCGTAATATGCCTCCTTTCAGACAAAATTGATAAGAAAATAATCAACGCATCGCCAGCGTTAAAAATTATCGCTAATTACGCCGTAGGCTATGATAACATTGATATCGGCCACGCCACCTGCCGGGGAATACTTATAACCAACACACCCGGAGTGCTTACCGAAGCTACTGCCGAGCTTACATGGGCGCTGATTCTAGCTATTGCGCGCCGGATTACCGAGGGAGAACGTTTTTTAAGGGCTGGTAAATTTACCTACACCAATTGGTCACCCACCCTGCTTTTGGGAACTGATATCCGCGATAAAACTATAGGAATTATTGGCGCGGGCCGAATTGGACAATCGGTCGCTCGCAAGGCCATCGGTTTTCAAATGAAAATACTTTATACCGGGCGCAAGGCAAAAACTGATTTTGAAAAAGAAACCGGCGCCAGACGAGTATCACTATCAAGATTACTTAAACAATCTGATTTTGTTTGCTTACATATCCCAGGGACTTCCCAAACATATCATCTTATCGGCATGAAAGAATTACAGATGATGAAACACACGGCCTTTCTTATCAATGCATCCCGAGGCGTCGTCATCGATGAAAATGCCCTAGTTAAGGCGCTATCCAATAAAATTATCGCCGGAGCTGCACTTGATGTTTACGAAAAAGAGCCTTCTGTCCACCCCGGATTACTTAAGCTTAATAATGTCGTGCTGATGCCTCATCTGGGCAGCGCTACAGTCGAAACTAGAAACAAAATGTCGCTGATAGCGGCAACAAACCTAATAGCCGGACTGACCGGTAATCGACCGCCTAATCTTATTAATCCTGATATTTTCCGCCCCTAAAAGCAAAAAAAACCTTATGTTTACCACCAGCTCCAAACAGTAATAAATTGTTGATTTATCTGGCTTAAGTATTAGCATTTATTTTAATACCTGTTATCTAGAAATTGATTATGATTCGTAAACTATTTTACATCTTATTTATCAGCGCGGTACCTCTAGCAACCATCATTATCGTGGCAGCGTATCACTCATCGTCTTCTTACCAGGATGCCAGTTTCTTCCGTATTTTCCCACCGTTGCTCAGTTCATTTGCTTCTCTAACATCACTTTATACCCTATGCCTAATAGCCCTTTTTTACTATATCAACAGCTCCAATAAAATCCTTAAAGAAAAAATCCAAACTCTAGAAAACGGCAATAATGACATAATATGCCAAAATAAAGAACTTCGCCGACAAATCGATATATTGTCCGCTATCCGTGAAGCCAGTCTGGTACTAACTCAGGACGTTGATTTCCAAACAATCATCAAAAAAGTTCTTAATATAGCTTATCAGTTGACTTGCCCGATATCTTCTTCTATTGCAGATGAAATAACATTATTCCTCAAAGACGAGATTAGCGGCAAACTACGACCCCATGCCCAGCGTAAAGCAAATAAAGTAATCTTCGAAGAAGAACTGGATATAAAAACCATAGATTGGCGCAACGTAAATGAAACTCTGGAATACAGCCGGATGTTTTTTGCTTCAGACGGAGAAATGCACGATTTCACCCTGCCCCTTATTGCCGATCGTGAAACTGTCGGGGTACTTAAGGTCAAAACAGATATTATAGCCCAGGATAAAAATAATTCCCGAATAGAAGAAAAAATTAAGGAGCTCCAGGATTATCTGACCGCATTTAGCAGTATACTAGCTCTTTCGGTTAAAACTCCCCTACTTTATTCAAAAGCTATTACGGACGGACTAACCCAACTTTATACCAAGCGGCATCTCCTTAACGAACTCCCCATCTATTTCGAAATCGCCTCGCGCCACATAGAACCATTCTCGATGGTAATGTTTGACGTAGACTACTTTAAAAAAATTAACGATACTTATGGACATTTAACCGGTGATATGGTCCTGAAAGAAATTGCCAACATATTACATCAAACAATTCGTAAAAGCTCTCCGGCTTATCGCTATGGCGGCGAGGAAATAGCCATAATTCTCCCTGGTACTACCAAAGTTGAAGCTTTTGATTTTGCTGAACGCTTACGTAAAAAAATAGAGGGTCATAAATTCACCTCAAACAACGCCGACCAGATAAATGTAACCATCAGCTGCGGTGTTGCTGAATACGAAAAATCAATGGAAGATTTCAAGGACATCATAATTAAAGCCGATAATGCCCTTTATAGCGCCAAGGAAAACGGACGTAATCAAAGCATTATGACGGAATAAGCAAATATGAATAAAAAAACTCCTATTACTGCGGACGGACTAAAGAAACTTAAAGAAAAATTAAGTAGTCTTACTAGCGAAATTAGACCGGCCGTAGAAAAGCGTCTGGGTGAAGCGCGCGAATTAGGAGATTTGTCTGAAAATTCCGAATTTATCTCTGCCCGTGAAGAACTCTGGCGGGTTGATAATCAGATTAGCGAGCTACAATCAAAAATAACTAATGCCGAGATTGTCTCGGCTCGAAATGTCAACCAAGATGAAGTTGCTTTCGGCGCCTGCGTCAAAGTTAATGATTTAGATGCAAATATTATCGAAGAATATATCTTGGTCGGAGACGGAGAATCTAACCCGGCTGAGAACCTTATCGCTATTACAACTCCTATTGGACAAGGCCTAATGGGACACAAAATCGGAGAAATTGTAAAGATTAAAGTACCAGCCGGCGTATTGAAATATCAGATTATTGGAATAAAATACAACCAATAATCAAAGCGTCATCCCTTGCTTAATCTTGAATTCAGAGACATCCCCCGATAAAGCCGATCTGGTTATTAGCATTGGCTTTGTATCAATTGATGTTTTAATACCAGTAGCAATTTGGGCAACCAGCTTCCCAAGCATCCCGGCACGCATAAACCCATAGCCGTTTGAGCCATTGGCAAGTATCAGCCCCGACACCTCCGGTACAGGACCAATAATCGGAAGACGATCAGGAGTTGCGGTGCAGAGACCTGCCCAGGAATTAGCCACTTTTGCATCAGACATATGAGGAATAAGGTCCGAAACTTTCTGGGCTATTTCTTCCAGGAATGAACTATCAACCTTCTGCTGAAACATATCAGGATTTTCTTCTTTTTCAGTCGTGCCATCACCCGCCAGCAACAAACCACCCGTTTCGCCGTGGAAATAAACGTTGCGGTGCATATCATACACCGCCGCAAACCGTTCTGGCAAAGGCTCCACCGGCTTAAGTATCGCAATCTGGGTGCGGTAAGGTTTAAACGGTAGCTTTAGGCCTATCATATTGCCTATTTTCTTAGCCCAACAACCAGACGCATTAATAACTATCCTCGTAGAAATACTGCCTTCCGTTGTTTTAACAGCCGTAATCCCGCCTCGGGACATCTCTATACCCGTAACCTCGGACATCTCATTAACCCTAACTCCTTTTTTTCTGGCCGCTTGGGCAAATCCGTATGCTACTTGATAAGGATCCATATAACCATCATCAGAAGTATAAAGACCGCATTTAAAATCACCGGTGCTCATCCAGCTGAGATACTTATGCATATCTTTATTTTCCAACCAATCAGTTCTGACGCCGTATTTTTTAAGCAATGACTCCGACTGACGCAGATATCTCTCCTCAGTATCGTTCATCGCCAAATAGACCAGACCACTCTGATGAAAAAGTTCTTTATTATTTTGGCTGTTAAGCTTTCTATATATTTCCAAAGATCCCATAACCAATTTAACATCCAACTCAGTATTCCACTGATGTATTGTTAATCCGGCGGCTTTACCGGTAGACCCACTGCCAATAAGGTTTTTTTCCAGCAGGATTACATTTTTAACACCCATCTCACCAAGATGGTAGGCAATACTAGTCCCGATAATTCCGCCGCCAATAACAATGATATCCGCTGTTTTATCCACGTTTTATTTGCCTCCTACCGTATCAATCCCGGCACCTTTGTCTCCTTTAGTCCAACGGCTGTTATTGGCACTTCCACAACCAGGGTTAAGATATTGTTCCGAATAAAAATCATTCCCATTCAGGTCCAGGAAAATACCAATACTTCCGTAATTGCGGGCCGTACCACCAAAACCCTGCCCGCCTTTAGGAGAAGTATAATAAATATCATCACTTTCACTATCTATAAATAACGCAACCGAGTTAGTTATTGCTGACCCCTGATTGTTGCCCATTCCGACATACGTATCACGACCGTTTTTGTCGATAAGGATGCCTACAGCCAAATCATGGGCTGCTCCCTGGGCATTACCGCCATAAGTACAGTTATAAAAATCACTGCCCCCTCGGTCTATCAAAATCCCGGTCGAAAGATGTATCCCGCATCCCTGAGCATAAACCTGCGCGTCGTAACGGTCATTACCGGCATTATCTATCAAAATGCCTAATCCGTACCAGTACGAACAGCCCTGGGCATAAAAAAATCCGGTGTAATGATCACTACCGGTTAAATCTATAAGCGTACCCACGCCACCTGAAGCAATCGGCCGGTTACCCTGACCAAATCCCTGGCTCATGCTATAAGGACGGTTATTCATAATCGTA of the Candidatus Brocadiia bacterium genome contains:
- a CDS encoding aminotransferase class I/II-fold pyridoxal phosphate-dependent enzyme, with protein sequence MISKRALKIEASEIRKAFDLARSLKDPIDLSIGQPNFEVPQPIQEAAIAAIKSGFNRYTTTQGIPELRDKLIKQFEQRFNFKPPALMVTSAVAGAITLALMVLLDENDEVIVTDPYFPSYKHIVHIAGGICKFANTYPDFRLKKEAFEKLITPRTKIIIISSPCNPTGVAYTKSEILMLVDLAKKHDLIIISDEIYNSFLYDTDSLESPIKYYDKTILMDGFSKKYGVPGWRLGYAVGPQEIIERMTILQQWSFVCAPAPFQKAAVVALDCDMSAQINEFKRRRDLGYSMLKDKFELVKPDGAFYFFPKAPDGNAGAFIKKAVDNNVLIVPGCAFSEQNTHFRISYAVHEKKLIKGLEILNKLA
- a CDS encoding D-glycerate dehydrogenase, whose translation is MKPFNVFITRLIPDPGLHLLKKDKRFKVRVNTLNHPLTHQELIRNFKGKDGVICLLSDKIDKKIINASPALKIIANYAVGYDNIDIGHATCRGILITNTPGVLTEATAELTWALILAIARRITEGERFLRAGKFTYTNWSPTLLLGTDIRDKTIGIIGAGRIGQSVARKAIGFQMKILYTGRKAKTDFEKETGARRVSLSRLLKQSDFVCLHIPGTSQTYHLIGMKELQMMKHTAFLINASRGVVIDENALVKALSNKIIAGAALDVYEKEPSVHPGLLKLNNVVLMPHLGSATVETRNKMSLIAATNLIAGLTGNRPPNLINPDIFRP
- a CDS encoding GGDEF domain-containing protein is translated as MIRKLFYILFISAVPLATIIIVAAYHSSSSYQDASFFRIFPPLLSSFASLTSLYTLCLIALFYYINSSNKILKEKIQTLENGNNDIICQNKELRRQIDILSAIREASLVLTQDVDFQTIIKKVLNIAYQLTCPISSSIADEITLFLKDEISGKLRPHAQRKANKVIFEEELDIKTIDWRNVNETLEYSRMFFASDGEMHDFTLPLIADRETVGVLKVKTDIIAQDKNNSRIEEKIKELQDYLTAFSSILALSVKTPLLYSKAITDGLTQLYTKRHLLNELPIYFEIASRHIEPFSMVMFDVDYFKKINDTYGHLTGDMVLKEIANILHQTIRKSSPAYRYGGEEIAIILPGTTKVEAFDFAERLRKKIEGHKFTSNNADQINVTISCGVAEYEKSMEDFKDIIIKADNALYSAKENGRNQSIMTE
- the greA gene encoding transcription elongation factor GreA, translating into MNKKTPITADGLKKLKEKLSSLTSEIRPAVEKRLGEARELGDLSENSEFISAREELWRVDNQISELQSKITNAEIVSARNVNQDEVAFGACVKVNDLDANIIEEYILVGDGESNPAENLIAITTPIGQGLMGHKIGEIVKIKVPAGVLKYQIIGIKYNQ
- a CDS encoding FAD-binding oxidoreductase; this encodes MDKTADIIVIGGGIIGTSIAYHLGEMGVKNVILLEKNLIGSGSTGKAAGLTIHQWNTELDVKLVMGSLEIYRKLNSQNNKELFHQSGLVYLAMNDTEERYLRQSESLLKKYGVRTDWLENKDMHKYLSWMSTGDFKCGLYTSDDGYMDPYQVAYGFAQAARKKGVRVNEMSEVTGIEMSRGGITAVKTTEGSISTRIVINASGCWAKKIGNMIGLKLPFKPYRTQIAILKPVEPLPERFAAVYDMHRNVYFHGETGGLLLAGDGTTEKEENPDMFQQKVDSSFLEEIAQKVSDLIPHMSDAKVANSWAGLCTATPDRLPIIGPVPEVSGLILANGSNGYGFMRAGMLGKLVAQIATGIKTSIDTKPMLITRSALSGDVSEFKIKQGMTL